The stretch of DNA TTCGAAGTTGTAGCAAGAAAACTCCACTTCGCTGCGGTGATGTACATCTCCGTATTTGATTCCTTTGGTCCATTCCAAATCGAAGACGTTATCGATCTCCTGGAGGTACATGGCGATTCTTTCGATGCCGTAAGTGATTTCTACAGAGATGGGCTTGAGATCAATGCCGCCGGCTTGTTGAAAGTAAGTGAACTGCGTGATCTCCATCCCATCGAGCCAGACTTCCCACCCCAAACCCCAGGCTCCTAAAGTAGGAGATTCCCAGTCGTCTTCGACGAAACGGATGTCATGTTCTAGAGGTTCCACCCCGAACGCCTTGAGGCTTTCCAGGTAGATGTTCTGGATTTCTAAGGGGGAAGGTTTCAAAATGACCTGAAATTGGTAATAATGCTGGAGGCGGTTGGGATTTTCTCCATATCTTCCATCGGTGGGTCTGCGGGAGGGTTCTACGTAAGCAACTTTCCAGGGCTCTGGCCCCAGAACCCTTAGGAAAGTCGCGGGGTTA from Deltaproteobacteria bacterium encodes:
- the glyQ gene encoding glycine--tRNA ligase subunit alpha encodes the protein MTFQDLIMALQKFWADRGCVLQQPYDTEVGAGTFNPATFLRVLGPEPWKVAYVEPSRRPTDGRYGENPNRLQHYYQFQVILKPSPLEIQNIYLESLKAFGVEPLEHDIRFVEDDWESPTLGAWGLGWEVWLDGMEITQFTYFQQAGGIDLKPISVEITYGIERIAMYLQEIDNVFDLEWTKGIKYGDVHHRSEVEFSCYNFEEADIPMLFQLFDMYEKESIRLNQKGLVLPAYDYCLKCSHAFNLLEARGAISVTERTQYIARVRNLARLSAEAYYQQRQSMGFPLLKKNTA